A stretch of the Helicoverpa zea isolate HzStark_Cry1AcR chromosome 29, ilHelZeax1.1, whole genome shotgun sequence genome encodes the following:
- the LOC124644196 gene encoding ferritin subunit-like, translated as MFFDAASEEREHAMKLIEYLLMRGELTSDVTTLLQVRAPERKTWEGGVEALEHALRMESEVTKSIRNVIKSCEDDSEFNDYHLVDYLTGDFLEEQYKGQRDIAGKASTLKKLMDRHGALGEFIFDKKLIGIDI; from the exons ATGTTCTTCGACGCTGCGTCAGAGGAACGTGAACACGCCATGAAGCTCATCGAGTACCTTCTGATGAGAGGAGAACTGACCTCTGATGTTACCACCCTGCTGCAAGTTAGG GCCCCCGAACGCAAGACCTGGGAAGGCGGAGTAGAAGCCCTGGAGCACGCGCTGCGCATGGAGAGCGAGGTCACCAAGAGCATCAGGAACGTCATCAAGTCCTGCGAAGACGACTCCGAGTTCAATGATTACCAT CTGGTTGACTACCTAACTGGAGACTTCTTGGAAGAGCAGTACAAGGGTCAACGCGACATCGCCGGCAAGGCCTCTACCCTCAAGAAGCTCATGGACCGCCACGGTGCTCTCGGAGAGTTCATCTTCGACAAGAAACTTATTGGCATCGACATCTAA